In the Mytilus trossulus isolate FHL-02 chromosome 1, PNRI_Mtr1.1.1.hap1, whole genome shotgun sequence genome, one interval contains:
- the LOC134694252 gene encoding uncharacterized protein LOC134694252 yields MRYLSLIIIGTDQSKTNLSHFVGRTAKGGTLPPVLYIQADNCWRENKNKSFCELLVHMKVFQEVHLSFLYVGHTHEDIDAGFSKIADSLRQNDTETIPELLDLLPNPSNLIWQYDIRNWLEPFIADVRKHTKPLHYKFTMAEVSNKIKLCYKSNHAGPWKISTSGMFMFNEKGEVELPKGVPKVSTPVFDKISIEKIESGINDWKCLFTDQIEHHQFNWWKSRVNYMKKLRDDNQFMKSEIIQKAVWYFDKLPKIRVTPDCSYDNNPPKEIEDMVNQELIEHEIQITQKRKRKQSEQDKTRPELKKQKNGKKGTLLNSSCNSVIWNEIRRT; encoded by the exons ATGCGGTATTTAAGTTTGATTATAATTGGCACGGACCAGT caAAGACCAACTTGTCACATTTTGTAGGGAGAACAGCCAAG GGTGGAACGTTGCCTCCAGTATTGTATATTCAAGCCGACAACTGCTGGcgggaaaacaaaaataaatcgtTTTGCGAGTTACTGGTGCACATGAAAGTATTTCAAGAG gttCACCTTTCTTTTCTGTATGTTGGACACACACATGAGGATATTGACGCCGGTTTCAGCAAAATAGCAGATTCCCTCcgtcaaaatgacacagaaacaaTCCCTGAGCTTTTGGATCTATTACCAAATCCAAGCAATTTAATTTGGCAATACGACATTAGGAACTGGCTTGAACCATTTATTGCTGATGTACGGAAACATACCAAGCCATTACATTATAAATTTACAATGGCTGAAGTATCTAATAAGATTAAACTGTGTTACAAATCCAATCATGCTGGGCCTTGGAAGATTTCAACAAGTGGAATGTTCATGTTTAACGAGAAAGGTGAAGTAGAATTGCCAAAGGGTGTACCAAAAGTCTCTACGCcagtttttgacaaaatatctaTCGAAAAAATTGAAAGTGGAATTAATGACTGGAAATGTCTCTTCACGGATCAAATAGAACATCACCAATTTAATTGGTGGAAGAGCCGGGTTAACTACATGAAGAAATTAAGAGATGATAATCAATTTATGAAAAGTGAAATCATACAAAAGGCAGTTTGGTACTTTGATAAATTACCGAAAATTAGAGTGACACCAGACTGTTCGTATGATAACAACCCACCAAAGGAAATAGAGGACATGGTAAATCAAGAGCTTATAGAACACGAG ATACAGATTAcccagaaaagaaaaagaaaacaaagtgAACAAGACAAAACCAGACCTGAATTGAAAAAGCAGAAGAATGGCAAAAAAGGTACGCTATTGAACAGTTCTTGTAACAGTGTCATTTGGAAT gaAATACGAAGAACATGA
- the LOC134694358 gene encoding uncharacterized protein LOC134694358: MPAPLNSYLLRSQDTIRPEARVHQQVTETTTSTSTASTSTASTSTSTGPVLLTETISTVTTPTSTESTASTASATSTAPTASTPAVVQVIREVSVNMPSGINLNNYDGKSSASQWWGYFIRWTLIQKMCEQQQCNSFPFFMADGIPKQWFATLSDTVHNSLQLLKDEFFKRFEKSQGLFDVNILQLKQGQKERVDEFMARLQEKTIGQDIPDNIKIGIAIQGFRGEIGKTVHNTFPKPVTLEQLRAIAENAEKSEQLVPAMVAPLDPVIARPELSNLPAIAKLQQNCHDFGNMYKFLTQGILPADNDQSSKVQKSAQDYSICNNVLYKWFQKRVRVDNGEKWIKQLCLPQALREDALLSYHDSLVGGAHLGIERVYHALSLKYFWPKMHQSIENYIRSCDRCQRIKRDTKGKKPPLNPLPVDTTFERWHMDFLKLSKTNEGYSYVLLLVDSFSKWSEAFPMKTQEASEVAKVLFREIISRYGAMKCLVTDLGRNFVSNLVNALCEMLNITRHHTSSYHPQTNGLVERTNSTLIQAVRAYSDKDQNNWPNKLPGILMAFRNSPSTQSTEYSPFSMVFGKEMNLPFDASVLPKDNLSKDAKHHLEEIISNLKITQDLAAENIKLKQAKMKERYDKNTKIPEFRLRDKVLLKEHVSPVGRSPKLVDKFNGPYYITDCGPNFTYKLRRCSDQKEVKAMVNASNLRQYVDPTDFRDPPQAPERPVPDDPPDVQNNQPADNDQDDQIADDESTDSETNSDNGDEPNNANDDTFHEVETLLNTRKTRGIQYFLVKWKDGSKPTWEPKQNIGEGLIQEYYTRKTKKGRRRKQRKYFTRP; the protein is encoded by the coding sequence ATGCCAGCACCACTTAATAGCTACCTACTCCGAAGTCAAGACACAATAAGACCAGAAGCAAGGGTGCATCAACAAGTAACAGAGACAACAACTTCAACATCAACAGCTTCAACGTCAACAGCTTCAACTTCAACATCAACAGGTCCTGTCCTATTAACAGAAACAATATCAACTGTGACCACACCCACATCAACAGAATCAACTGCATCAACAGCATCAGCAACATCAACTGCACCAACAGCATCAACACCTGCAGTAGTCCAAGTGATAAGAGAAGTGAGTGTGAACATGCCGTCAGGAATAAACCTAAACAATTATGATGGGAAATCATCTGCATCACAATGGTGGGGATATTTTATACGTTGGACCCTCATTCAAAAAATGTGCGAACAACAACAGTGTAATTCCTTCCCATTCTTTATGGCAGATGGTATTCCAAAACAATGGTTTGCAACACTTTCAGATACTGTGCATAATTCATTACAGCTATTGAAGGATGAATTTTTCAAACGCTTTGAAAAATCACAAGGGCTGTTTGATGTTAACATTCTCCAATTAAAACAAGGCCAAAAAGAAAGAGTGGATGAGTTTATGGCGCGATTACAAGAAAAAACCATAGGACAGGACATTCCTGACAACATCAAGATAGGCATTGCAATTCAAGGTTTCAGAGGGGAGATAGGGAAAACAGTCCACAACACTTTTCCAAAACCAGTTACCTTGGAACAATTAAGGGCCATTGCAGAAAATGCAGAGAAATCGGAACAACTTGTACCAGCTATGGTTGCTCCATTAGATCCCGTTATTGCCAGACCAGAATTGTCAAACCTTCCTGCTATTGCAAAGTTGCAACAAAATTGTCATGATTTTGGAAATATGTACAAATTTCTTACTCAGGGTATTCTTCCTGCAGACAATGATCAGAGTTCAAAAGTTCAGAAATCTGCTCAAGATTACTCCATCTGTAATAATGTTCTGTATAAATGGTTTCAGAAGAGAGTCAGAGTTGACAATGGCGAAAAGTGGATCAAACAATTATGTCTCCCTCAAGCTCTTAGAGAGGATGCTCTTTTAAGTTATCATGATAGTTTAGTAGGTGGTGCACATCTTGGGATCGAACGTGTTTATCATGCTTTGAGTCTTAAGTACTTTTGGCCTAAAATGCACCAAAGTATTGAAAACTATATTCGATCATGTGATCGCTGTCAGAGAATTAAAAGAGATACAAAGGGTAAGAAACCACCTCTTAATCCTCTGCCAGTTGACACAACCTTTGAAAGATGGCATATGGATTTTCTGAAACTCAGTAAAACTAATGAAGGTTATTCTTATGTGTTGCTTTTAGTAGATTCTTTTTCTAAATGGAGTGAGGCCTTTCCTATGAAAACTCAAGAAGCTTCTGAGGTTGCAAAGGTTTTATTTCGTGAGATTATTAGTCGTTATGGTGCAATGAAGTGTCTAGTCACAGATCTTGGTAGAAATTTTGTATCGAATTTGGTGAATGCTTTGTgtgaaatgttaaatattacaaGGCATCATACAAGTTCCTACCATCCTCAGACAAATGGATTAGTGGAAAGGACCAATAGCACATTAATACAGGCAGTCAGAGCTTATAGTGATAAGGACCAGAACAATTGGCCAAATAAACTCCCTGGTATTTTAATGGCTTTTAGAAATTCCCCATCAACTCAATCAACAGAGTATTCTCCCTTCTCAATGGTGTTCGGCAAGGAGATGAACTTACCTTTTGACGCATCTGTTTTGCCAAAAGACAATCTGTCAAAAGATGCAAAACACCATTTagaagaaataatttcaaatctCAAAATTACCCAAGATTTGGCTGCTGAAAATATTAAGCTTAAacaagcaaaaatgaaagaacgATAcgacaaaaataccaaaattccTGAATTTAGGCTTAGAGATAAAGTTTTACTTAAAGAGCATGTAAGCCCTGTCGGTCGTTCACCAAAATTAGTTGATAAATTTAATGGTCCTTATTACATAACTGACTGTGGGCCGAATTTCACATATAAATTAAGACGCTGCAGTGACCAGAAGGAAGTTAAAGCTATGGTCAATGCGAGCAATCTTAGGCAATATGTAGATCCCACTGATTTCCGCGACCCGCCACAAGCTCCAGAACGTCCAGTTCCAGATGATCCACCCGATGTGCAAAATAACCAACCTGCAGATAATGATCAAGATGATCAAATTGCAGACGATGAGAGTACAGATTCAGAGactaacagtgataatggaGATGAACCAAACAATGCTAATGATGATACATTTCATGAGGTTGAGACACTACTAAATACAAGGAAAACAAGAGGAATACAGTATTTTCTTGTAAAATGGAAAGATGGTTCCAAACCGACATGGGAACCAAAACAGAATATTGGAGAGGGTTTGATACAAGAATATTATACAAGGAAAACTAAGAAAGGAAGGAGGAGAAAACAGAGGAAATATTTTACCAGGCCATAG